Proteins found in one bacterium genomic segment:
- a CDS encoding UDP binding domain-containing protein, which translates to MEYSVSPNGEKFLLPTQDDYLAEYKRLDEIVGKKRAEGYEIVVVVGIGFVGAVMAAIIADSVDKKTKKPQKFVIGMQRPSPRSYWKIPYLNRGISPVKAEDPEVEPMILRCVRDKETLIATFTGYAFSLADVIVVDVQCDYMKESLGDISTGNTDMAALEKSLRVIGEKMPADALVLIETTVAPGTTEFVAYPILKEEFKKRNIETEPLLAHSFERVMPGRNYISSIRDFWRVCSSVNQESKRRVVKFLNEVLNTDEYPLTVLDRPLESETTKIIENSYRATILAFLDEWSLFAERNGVDLTKVIEAIKIRPTHNNIVFPGPGIGGYCLPKDGALGVWAYKNILNFKDDIFKITPLSININDTRALHVAELMEMALEKMGKKISNSKILLLGAAYREDVGDTRYSGSEVIVRKLTEMGAKISVHDPYLQHWWEFEKQDTYPAPGHSLARFFKYQDNLQNLKIQDDLDSSLKDVDGVIFAVKHKHYLDINPENLVKLVGKSVAIVDCFGILSDVKIKQYLKLGCAVKGLGRGHIERLEKETANLG; encoded by the coding sequence ATGGAGTATTCAGTAAGCCCAAATGGGGAAAAGTTTTTGCTTCCAACACAGGATGATTATCTGGCTGAATATAAACGGTTAGATGAAATTGTAGGTAAAAAACGAGCGGAAGGCTATGAAATTGTTGTTGTTGTTGGAATTGGTTTTGTTGGTGCGGTTATGGCGGCAATCATTGCTGATAGTGTCGATAAAAAAACAAAAAAACCACAAAAATTTGTTATTGGCATGCAAAGACCTTCACCTCGCTCATACTGGAAAATCCCTTATCTTAACCGAGGCATTTCACCCGTCAAAGCAGAAGACCCGGAAGTAGAACCAATGATTTTGCGATGTGTTCGGGATAAAGAAACATTAATTGCTACCTTTACTGGCTATGCGTTTAGTTTAGCTGATGTAATCGTGGTCGATGTCCAATGTGACTATATGAAAGAATCTCTGGGTGATATTTCAACTGGAAATACAGATATGGCCGCATTAGAAAAGTCGCTAAGAGTAATTGGCGAAAAAATGCCAGCTGATGCCCTGGTTTTGATAGAAACAACCGTGGCTCCAGGCACAACTGAGTTTGTTGCGTATCCAATATTAAAAGAGGAATTCAAAAAGCGGAATATTGAAACAGAACCTTTATTGGCTCATTCATTTGAGCGGGTGATGCCAGGTCGTAATTACATTAGCTCAATCCGTGATTTCTGGCGAGTTTGTAGCAGTGTAAATCAAGAAAGCAAAAGGCGGGTAGTTAAATTTTTAAATGAGGTGCTAAATACCGATGAATATCCTTTAACTGTTCTGGATAGACCACTCGAATCAGAAACAACAAAAATCATTGAAAATAGTTACCGGGCAACTATCTTAGCCTTTTTGGATGAATGGAGCTTATTTGCCGAACGAAATGGTGTTGACCTGACCAAGGTTATTGAGGCAATCAAAATCCGCCCTACACATAATAATATCGTCTTTCCAGGACCTGGTATTGGTGGTTATTGTTTGCCAAAAGATGGGGCTTTAGGTGTTTGGGCATATAAAAATATCCTTAATTTTAAAGATGATATTTTCAAGATAACACCATTATCTATTAATATTAATGATACAAGGGCATTACATGTGGCAGAATTGATGGAAATGGCATTGGAAAAAATGGGCAAAAAGATTAGTAACTCAAAAATCCTTCTATTGGGTGCGGCATATCGTGAAGATGTAGGCGATACACGATATAGTGGTTCAGAGGTTATTGTCCGAAAACTCACAGAGATGGGTGCTAAAATCTCGGTTCATGACCCTTATCTCCAACATTGGTGGGAATTTGAAAAACAAGATACTTATCCTGCTCCAGGTCATTCATTAGCTCGATTTTTCAAATATCAGGATAATCTTCAAAACCTCAAAATCCAGGATGACTTAGACTCAAGTCTTAAAGATGTTGACGGCGTTATATTCGCCGTTAAACATAAACACTACCTTGATATTAATCCTGAAAATTTAGTAAAGTTGGTGGGTAAATCCGTAGCAATCGTTGATTGTTTTGGCATTTTATCCGATGTAAAAATCAAGCAGTACTTGAAATTAGGTTGTGCCGTAAAAGGTCTGGGAAGAGGACATATTGAACGACTTGAAAAGGAAACTGCAAATTTAGGTTAA
- a CDS encoding TRAM domain-containing protein gives MMRRILFVLLSVVVGFLIGYLNNQYLMGILVGLGFGLTIIGIEVCLVRVQGVKVVFAGLGLMLGLIIANLLALSCVYLPEIQRFSMYLYLALCLIFGYLGMIIAVKKEEDILKAFTFTRIQSEAKEKEKVSNAELKILDTSVIIDGRIADICETGFIEGILVIPRFVLKELQKIADSSDSLKRNRGRRGLDVLNKIQKMVNIPVKIDETDFNDIREVDSKLVRLGKLCGGKVFTNDFNLNKVAELEGVRVLNINELAESLKPVVLPGEEMNVHIIKEGKEFSQGVGYLDDGTMVVVDNGQDFIGQKVRVIVSSVLQTTAGRMIFAKLEEGRM, from the coding sequence ATAATGAGAAGGATTTTGTTTGTTCTTCTTTCCGTAGTAGTCGGATTCCTTATTGGTTATTTGAATAATCAATATTTAATGGGAATCTTAGTCGGATTAGGCTTCGGACTTACTATTATTGGAATAGAGGTATGTTTAGTTCGAGTTCAAGGAGTAAAGGTTGTTTTTGCTGGATTAGGGTTAATGTTGGGATTAATCATTGCCAATTTATTAGCCTTATCCTGTGTATATCTCCCTGAAATTCAAAGATTCTCGATGTATCTGTATTTGGCTCTATGTTTAATTTTTGGATATCTGGGAATGATAATTGCGGTAAAGAAAGAAGAGGATATATTAAAGGCATTTACCTTTACCAGGATTCAATCTGAAGCAAAAGAAAAAGAAAAAGTCTCTAATGCGGAACTAAAAATATTAGATACGAGTGTCATTATTGACGGAAGAATTGCTGATATATGCGAAACGGGTTTCATAGAAGGAATTTTAGTTATACCCCGCTTTGTTCTAAAGGAGTTACAAAAGATTGCCGATTCTTCTGATTCACTAAAAAGAAATCGCGGCAGAAGAGGATTGGATGTGCTCAATAAGATACAAAAAATGGTTAATATTCCAGTTAAGATAGACGAAACTGATTTCAATGACATTAGAGAAGTAGATAGTAAATTAGTGCGATTAGGAAAGTTATGCGGTGGAAAGGTATTTACTAATGACTTTAATCTAAATAAAGTTGCTGAATTAGAAGGGGTTCGAGTATTAAATATAAATGAATTAGCCGAATCATTGAAACCTGTAGTTCTTCCTGGCGAAGAGATGAATGTTCATATTATTAAAGAGGGTAAAGAATTTAGTCAAGGTGTGGGTTATTTAGATGACGGAACAATGGTTGTTGTCGATAATGGCCAGGATTTTATAGGACAAAAGGTAAGAGTAATCGTCAGTTCTGTCTTACAAACGACTGCGGGCAGAATGATATTTGCTAAATTAGAAGAGGGACGTATGTAA
- a CDS encoding CarD family transcriptional regulator, whose protein sequence is MMFNVGDRIVYPLHGAGIVESIEHHEVLGKNQSYYVLRLLMDKIRVMVPTSSVEKVKLRGIISGGEVSKVIEILRKKDDEINYISDWKARYANNLEKMKSGCIYKIAEVVKNLSSRHKKHGLSSIEKRLFDNALSMIVSEVSFAKDIDIKESIAMIEEIL, encoded by the coding sequence ATGATGTTTAATGTAGGTGATAGAATAGTATATCCTCTACATGGAGCAGGAATCGTAGAGTCAATTGAGCACCATGAGGTACTGGGAAAAAATCAAAGTTATTATGTTCTAAGATTATTAATGGATAAAATAAGAGTAATGGTGCCAACTTCATCAGTAGAAAAGGTGAAATTAAGAGGAATTATCTCTGGAGGTGAGGTATCAAAAGTAATAGAAATTTTAAGAAAAAAAGATGATGAAATAAATTATATTTCTGATTGGAAGGCACGATATGCAAATAATTTAGAAAAGATGAAAAGTGGTTGCATTTATAAAATAGCTGAAGTAGTAAAAAATCTTTCTTCACGCCATAAAAAACATGGATTATCATCTATAGAAAAAAGGCTTTTTGATAATGCTTTATCAATGATTGTTAGTGAAGTATCTTTTGCTAAGGATATTGATATTAAAGAATCAATTGCTATGATTGAGGAAATATTATAA
- the rlmB gene encoding 23S rRNA (guanosine(2251)-2'-O)-methyltransferase RlmB, which translates to MYGKNSVLERLKTKPESIKKVFLQDNFNEPHIEKLIIANNISLERLSSDELIKIKPQTNTQGIIARVDKYAYTSFEDLLSYSTANQLTLIFLDRIYDPQNLGAIIRTAACFGRFAIIIPQFEACEVNETVLHVASGGENYILISLVSNLPKAIVLAKECGYWIIGAQVSDDACDITKIPLLFPLGFVLGSEGKGIRPGIQKHLDIKVRIPMEGAKLSFNVSLSCAIFCYEIVKQRKLK; encoded by the coding sequence TTGTATGGTAAAAATTCTGTTTTAGAAAGACTAAAAACAAAGCCTGAAAGTATAAAAAAGGTATTTTTGCAAGATAATTTTAATGAACCACATATCGAGAAATTAATAATAGCAAATAATATTTCTTTAGAGCGTTTATCTTCAGATGAATTGATTAAAATTAAACCCCAGACAAATACTCAAGGTATAATTGCCAGAGTAGATAAGTATGCTTATACTTCTTTTGAGGATTTGTTGAGTTATTCAACCGCTAACCAATTGACACTTATATTTTTAGACAGGATATATGACCCGCAGAACTTAGGTGCGATTATCCGCACCGCCGCTTGTTTTGGGAGATTTGCGATTATTATTCCTCAATTTGAGGCGTGTGAAGTCAATGAAACGGTTCTACATGTAGCCTCTGGAGGCGAAAATTATATATTAATCTCATTAGTATCTAATCTTCCCAAAGCAATAGTTCTGGCAAAGGAATGCGGATATTGGATTATTGGCGCCCAGGTCAGTGATGATGCTTGTGATATAACCAAAATCCCCTTACTGTTTCCCTTAGGGTTTGTTTTAGGCTCTGAGGGAAAAGGAATCCGTCCTGGAATACAAAAACATCTCGATATAAAGGTGCGTATTCCAATGGAAGGGGCTAAACTTTCATTCAATGTGTCTCTTAGTTGTGCTATCTTTTGCTACGAAATCGTTAAACAACGGAAGTTAAAATAA